A single window of Ananas comosus cultivar F153 linkage group 19, ASM154086v1, whole genome shotgun sequence DNA harbors:
- the LOC109724684 gene encoding mitotic spindle checkpoint protein BUBR1, translated as MEAKEEAVATATMAEVEVDEEALFMASGKETGNEWELFKENVRPLKRGRNVALLNHALRSHIDPALRSHLLLSRRRMIEAIGEYQGDDPLQPWLDCIKWVQESFPSGGECSGLVVIYEQCVRTFWHDDRYKDDLRYLKVWMEYAENCADSEVIYSFLEANQIGQNHAIYYTSYALCMESKNKLRKADKIFNLGIARKAVPVEKLEAQYRTFLVRSVQKQQSNEDEPTNNHLPVRSFGTVLTPGQGRQTLERQTLGRQPIEASNFTRPKVKLQRVDNNKALSIYNDENAATSQHHNKAKSNDRTWCTLGTQSDRNKENTSIPTKWTSYKVQQKVGARTMQSAPSPCIEVYVDEECVQLPKVEVATKSSNATSILKLRQVTSQNLKKETELLKENPLRNFPLNSLR; from the exons ATGGAGGCGAAGGAGGAAGCGGTGGCTACGGCTACGAtggcggaggtggaggtggatgAGGAGGCTCTGTTCATGGCGTCGGGGAAGGAGACGGGGAACGAGTGGGAGCTCTTCAAGGAGAACGTGCGGCCCCTCAAGCGCGGCCGCAACGTCGCGCTCCTCAACCACGCGCTCCGCTCCCACATCGACCCCGCTCTCCGAtcccacctcctcctctcccgcAG GAGGATGATCGAGGCCATCGGCGAGTACCAGGGCGACGATCCTCTCCAGCCGTGGCTCGA CTGTATCAAGTGGGTCCAAGAGTCATTCCCAAGCGGCGGCGAGTGTTCTGGACTTGTTGTGATATACGAGCAGTGTGTCCGTACATTTTGGCATGATGATCGCTACAAAGATGATTTGCGTTATCTTAAAGTGTGGATGGAATAT gCAGAGAATTGTGCTGATTCTGAGGTAATCTATAGCTTCCTTGAGGCTAACCAGATTGGGCAAAACCATGCCATCTACTATACGTCATACGCCCTGTGTATGGAATCCAAGAACAAGTTGAGGAAGGCAGACAAGATCTTCAATCTTGGTATAGCTAG GAAGGCAGTACCAGTGGAGAAGTTAGAAGCTCAATACAGGACATTCCTTGTACGATCAGTTCAAAAGCAGCAGTCCAATGAG gaTGAGCCAACCAATAATCACTTGCCGGTTCGCAGTTTTGGAACTGTTTTGACTCCAGGACAAG GAAGACAAACTTTAGAAAGACAAACTTTAGGAAGGCAACCAATAGAAGCTTCTAACTTCACTAGACCAAAGGTGAAACTGCAGAG GGTTGACAATAATAAAGCCCTTTCTATTTACAATGATGAAAATGCTGCAACAAGTCAACACCACAACAAAGCCAAGAGCAATGACAGAACCTGGTGCACTCTTGGCACACAATCGGATCGAAATAAAGAAAATACTTCAATCCCTACCAAATGGACATCATATAAG GTTCAGCAGAAAGTGGGAGCAAGAACAATGCAATCAGCACCTAGTCCTTGTATTGAGGTTTATGTGGATGAAGAATGTGTGCA ATTGCCAAAAGTTGAGGTTGCTACCAAGAGTTCCAATGCTACTTCTATCTTGAAGCTTCGGCAAGTGACAAGCCAAAACCTTAAGAA GGAAACAGAGTTGCTTAAAGAGAACCCACTGCGTAATTTTCCTTTAAATAGCCTTAGATGA